One segment of Chlorocebus sabaeus isolate Y175 chromosome 26, mChlSab1.0.hap1, whole genome shotgun sequence DNA contains the following:
- the LOC103245316 gene encoding large ribosomal subunit protein eL42-like — translation MVNVPKTRSAFCKMCGKHQPHKVTQYRKGKDSLYAQGKRRCDRKESGYGGQTKSIFQKKAKTTKKIVLRLECVEPTCRSKRMLAIKRC, via the coding sequence ATGGTCAATGTACCTAAAACCCGAAGCGCCTTCTGTAAAATGTGTGGTAAGCATCAGCCTCACAAAGTGACACAGTATAGGAAGGGCAAGGATTCCTTGTATGCCCAGGGAAAGAGGCGCTGTGATCGGAAGGAGAGTGGCTATGGTGGACAGACAAAGTCAATTTTCCAGAAGAAGGCTAAGACCACAAAGAAGATTGTGCTAAGGCTGGAATGTGTTGAGCCTACCTGCAGATCCAAGAGGATGCTGGCCATTAAGAGATGCTAG